ATACATCAATGGCATCTTATTACGATAATACATTCCCTAACACTATCCCACAATTATTTAACGATAAAGGCTTTATTTCAACTGCCCATCATAATTATACCGATCACTACTACCCGAGAAACGATTTCCACCCAGCAATCGGCTTTGATCAATATAAAGATGCTTATGCCATGGGAATGATTGAAGAAGGGGAATATGAAGATAGCCAACCCCCATGGATGAGTGACCTTGAGATGTTTGAAAAGACATTAGACGATGTAATTAGTGATGAACCTTTCTTCGCTTACTACTTAACAGTTAGTGGACACCTTCCTTATGATGAAACCCATGAAACAGCTAGTGAACATTATGATAAAATCATAGAAATTTATGAAGAAAATGACCGAGAAATCCCAGAAGACGAATCCATTGTTTATCATCACGCTGCACATTACGATTTCGATTTAGCCTTGGGCTATTTAATGGATACACTTGAAGCAGAAGGATTATTAGATGATACAGTCATTTGGATACAATCAGACCATTATGCATACGGTATGAATCGTGATACCATTTCTGAGATTGATACATGGAAAGGTACCGATGAAACACGTTTAAACATGCACAATGTTCCTTTAAGCATTCACCACTCCTCATTAGATGGTAGAACGGTTTCTCACACATTCTCAAACATTGATGTTATGC
This portion of the Methanocalculus natronophilus genome encodes:
- a CDS encoding sulfatase-like hydrolase/transferase, with product TSMASYYDNTFPNTIPQLFNDKGFISTAHHNYTDHYYPRNDFHPAIGFDQYKDAYAMGMIEEGEYEDSQPPWMSDLEMFEKTLDDVISDEPFFAYYLTVSGHLPYDETHETASEHYDKIIEIYEENDREIPEDESIVYHHAAHYDFDLALGYLMDTLEAEGLLDDTVIWIQSDHYAYGMNRDTISEIDTWKGTDETRLNMHNVPLSIHHSSLDGRTVSHTFSNIDVM